The window ATTTGATCGAAGCCCGCGAAAGCTGCGCGGTCGGGATAATCAGATTGGTTTCCTTAATCAGATAATCAATCTCGTTATCATTGGCTTTGATGCGGCTCAAGCTATCGCTGTAACGTAAATCTGTCGTGCCGATCAGCACTTTACCCAGCCACGGCACAATGAAGAAGGGACGACCATCCGACTTCGCTTCAACATAGAGCGCCGAATCCATCGGCATACCGGGAAACGGCTCCACCACGATATGGCTACCCTTCGTCGGGCCAATCTTGGGCGCATCACTGATCGCGTAGTTTTCTTTGCCTTTGCGGCCGCGTTGCAAAACCGCATCTACCCAAGGACCAGCGGTATTCACCACGAGGCTTTGGGGACCACACTTGACGATGAACTGTTCACCCGAGACTTGATCGCGGCAGGTGAGGTGCGTGACTTGCTGATTTTCGAGATGGAGTTCGATCGCTTCTGCATAGTTCAGCACCGCCGCGCCCGCTGCTTCGGCATCCAGCACGTTCTCCAGGGAGAGCCGCTCCGCATGGGCCACCTGGGCATCGTAGTATTGCGCCGCTCCCGCTAAGTTCTCCGGCTCAATTTCGCGGAATAGCTGCTGGCAAGTTGCCGAGGGCAACATCCGATGATTCGGCAAAGTTTTGTCATAGCTTAGAACATCGTAGAGCGTCATGCCCGCTTGGACTTTCCAGTAGGGGCGGGAGCGATCGCGGTAAATCGGAATTGTCAGCAGCAGTGGCTTCACCAAATGCGGAGCCGTGTGGAGCAAGATCTCCCGTTCCCGCAGGGATTCGCGCACCAAATTGACTTCAAAATATTCTAAGTAGCGCAGACCGCCGTGGACTAAGCGCGTCGACCAGCTGGTTGCTCCACCGCAGAAATCGCCTTTGTCAATTAGTAACGCTTTGAGGCCGCGCAGTGCCGCATCTCGCACCACCCCCGCACCATTAATCCCGCCACCAATCACGATGAGGTCGTAGGTTTGATTCGCGATCGCTCGGAGATCTCTCATGCGGGCTTACCTTTAGTTCAATGATGTTCGGGATTTTCACATAGCCTAATCAGCCAGACCGTAATTGTCGCGACTCTTTTGGGAGATATTGCAACTACTGACGCCGATTGAACTCCTGCTCAACTCAATTATGCCCAGTGGATTTGGGCGGTTTTACCATTCGATACGAACTTCTTAAGGAACG is drawn from Romeriopsis navalis LEGE 11480 and contains these coding sequences:
- a CDS encoding glycerol-3-phosphate dehydrogenase/oxidase → MRDLRAIANQTYDLIVIGGGINGAGVVRDAALRGLKALLIDKGDFCGGATSWSTRLVHGGLRYLEYFEVNLVRESLREREILLHTAPHLVKPLLLTIPIYRDRSRPYWKVQAGMTLYDVLSYDKTLPNHRMLPSATCQQLFREIEPENLAGAAQYYDAQVAHAERLSLENVLDAEAAGAAVLNYAEAIELHLENQQVTHLTCRDQVSGEQFIVKCGPQSLVVNTAGPWVDAVLQRGRKGKENYAISDAPKIGPTKGSHIVVEPFPGMPMDSALYVEAKSDGRPFFIVPWLGKVLIGTTDLRYSDSLSRIKANDNEIDYLIKETNLIIPTAQLSRASIKFTYSGVRPLPAAQPGQKTSSITRSHVLYDHAEDGAGNLISLIGGKITTYRQVGEEVVDQVYARREQKAPECPTKHRPLPGAVHPNDVRIQAAIGQYQNRISLESIDHLFGLYGARATEILQLVDQSPELAERIDPNQPSIRAQIVFAVQSEYAETILDIIHRRTMLAMSTDYGYPILPLLKQTLNRYCGWDQARCDRAAEQYQQFMRENCIPDFALDDYQSRDRNLMANA